A single genomic interval of Vibrio maritimus harbors:
- a CDS encoding replication initiator protein RctB domain-containing protein, translated as MSSEEKIQIRSPRDHKGGHLFEVTETSVDWIEQYQHFKGVTKSILELLNLISLRGFSSKDGYVSTTELIDATDGKLTRAAIQQRLRAAVNIGLFSQHGVKFEEGLAGKTMLHRFVNPNQLVSVLGATSLVTESVKQSEKQKKSKALAQTQVNKRLLNEHGLYTPPAMRDEADQFVVSPTNWAGIIDQALAPPRTRKSYQKSMVSISGTKAVIETRSSKNIMTVDDLMTLFALFTLTVQYHDHHHEEYHLDAKQVPNKTPLYITDILSLRGKKDSGPARDSIRDSIDRIEFTDFQLHELTGRWLSENMPEGFKSDRFRFLARTITASEEAPREGADGEIKIKPNLYILVWEPSFYEELLTRDYFFLFPPEILKQHTLVFQLYSYFRSRMARRHTDSLLLSDLNQKLARNIEWRRFSMDLLRELKNLAESVTSPTQFDVNLWGYHLTLSCMDPDAKLPDYQVDIRCDVEEVLRYSRARTTNAGKRNMAPTLPNPLRNELVTRKQLDELSTIIDGEFEPIQRKAPSPRGNLGRRVKQRKHLVEINADEITITLSKYTSPEALERGITALSAMTGHSVASIKQECSELMEKLDWLRVDGDVIPYEVLSQVVELYNSRQENKHLSIERLISALAVRKKVCKQVYEGHIDESVFRVLDEVSV; from the coding sequence ACATCCGTTGATTGGATAGAACAATATCAGCACTTTAAAGGGGTAACCAAAAGCATTCTTGAGCTTTTGAATCTTATTTCACTGCGTGGTTTCAGTTCTAAAGACGGCTATGTATCAACAACTGAGTTAATTGATGCTACCGATGGAAAATTGACTCGAGCCGCCATTCAGCAACGCTTAAGAGCCGCAGTCAATATCGGACTATTTAGCCAGCACGGTGTCAAATTTGAAGAGGGATTAGCGGGAAAGACGATGCTGCATCGCTTTGTTAACCCGAATCAACTTGTGTCCGTTTTGGGCGCTACGAGTTTGGTCACCGAATCGGTGAAACAATCTGAAAAACAGAAGAAATCTAAAGCGTTAGCTCAAACTCAAGTGAACAAACGTTTGTTAAACGAACATGGTTTGTATACGCCACCAGCCATGCGTGACGAAGCAGACCAGTTCGTGGTATCGCCAACAAACTGGGCTGGTATTATCGACCAAGCGCTCGCACCACCTCGCACTCGCAAGAGTTATCAAAAATCCATGGTATCGATCTCAGGGACGAAAGCCGTTATTGAAACTCGCTCGTCAAAAAATATCATGACGGTCGATGATCTGATGACGCTGTTCGCGTTATTTACCCTAACAGTCCAATACCACGATCATCATCATGAAGAGTATCATTTGGACGCCAAACAGGTGCCCAATAAGACACCTTTGTATATCACAGACATACTGTCTCTGCGTGGCAAGAAGGACAGTGGCCCGGCTCGAGACTCTATTCGTGACAGCATTGATCGAATTGAATTTACAGACTTTCAATTACATGAGCTAACAGGCCGTTGGCTTAGTGAAAATATGCCTGAAGGCTTCAAAAGTGATCGTTTTCGATTTTTAGCAAGAACGATCACCGCCTCAGAAGAAGCGCCTCGTGAAGGTGCTGATGGTGAGATCAAGATCAAACCCAATCTCTACATTTTGGTATGGGAGCCATCGTTCTACGAAGAGCTTTTAACGAGAGACTATTTCTTCCTGTTCCCACCAGAGATCCTAAAACAGCATACCTTGGTCTTCCAGTTGTACTCTTACTTCCGTAGCCGTATGGCTCGTCGTCACACAGATTCTTTGCTTCTGTCTGATCTTAATCAGAAGCTAGCGAGGAATATCGAGTGGCGCCGTTTTTCGATGGATCTATTACGTGAACTAAAAAACCTGGCTGAGAGCGTGACGTCTCCGACTCAATTCGATGTCAATCTTTGGGGCTATCATCTGACATTGAGCTGTATGGATCCTGATGCCAAGTTACCTGACTATCAAGTTGATATCCGCTGTGACGTTGAAGAGGTACTTCGCTACTCCCGCGCCAGGACGACCAATGCGGGTAAACGCAATATGGCGCCTACTCTACCGAACCCACTGCGCAACGAGCTGGTCACACGCAAACAACTGGATGAACTGTCGACGATCATTGATGGCGAGTTTGAGCCGATCCAGCGCAAAGCGCCTTCCCCACGTGGGAATTTGGGACGTCGAGTGAAGCAAAGAAAGCACTTGGTTGAGATCAATGCTGACGAAATTACCATTACGTTATCCAAATATACCTCACCAGAGGCCCTAGAACGCGGTATAACGGCGTTGTCTGCTATGACCGGGCATTCTGTTGCATCTATCAAACAAGAGTGTTCTGAGCTCATGGAGAAGCTCGATTGGCTTCGTGTTGATGGTGATGTCATACCTTATGAAGTTCTAAGCCAGGTCGTTGAGCTGTATAACTCTCGACAAGAAAACAAACACCTGTCTATTGAGCGTCTCATTTCCGCGCTAGCAGTGCGCAAGAAGGTGTGTAAGCAAGTCTACGAGGGCCATATCGATGAGTCGGTGTTCCGAGTACTTGATGAGGTGTCTGTTTAA